From Aspergillus chevalieri M1 DNA, chromosome 4, nearly complete sequence, a single genomic window includes:
- a CDS encoding alpha/beta hydrolase (COG:S;~EggNog:ENOG410PJEQ;~InterPro:IPR022742,IPR029058;~MEROPS:MER0017239;~PFAM:PF03959,PF12146;~TransMembrane:1 (o20-44i)), protein MSDSPPPSTSWSIASMANNAVQFLRLPVLASSGLAVVASGLLYFKQNELIYPRNVPVDARTNVPNPRQFGITDYEDLQIPTPDGESLHALFIRPSNKRLARDVTVLMFHGNAGNIGHRIPIAKIMQEVVGCNVLMLEYRGYGLSTGVPDETGLKVDAQTGLDYIRQRAETMHTKIVIYGQSLGGAVAINLVADNQENGDIAGLILENTFLSIRKLIPTVFPPARYLARLCHQHWTSEEVLPKVTDVPILFLSGLKDELVPPSNMTQLYAICNSNRKIWRTLPNGGHNDSVAEPGYFEHILEFITEEVTTGKK, encoded by the exons ATGTCCGATTCTCCGCCGCCTTCGACGTCCTGGAGCATCGCATCCATGGCCAATAATGCGGTCCAGTTTCTTCGATTGCCGGTGCTAGCTTCGTCGGGCCTTGCGGTAGTTGCCAGCGGACTGTTGTATTTCAAACAAAA TGAGCTGATCTACCCGCGCAATGTGCCTGTTGACGCTCGTACTAATGTACCTAATCCCCGTCAATTTGGTATTACGGACTATGAAGATCTGCAGATTCCTACACCGGATGGGGAATCGTTACATGCGTTGTTTATCCGGCCATCCAACAAGCGTCTGGCGCGAGACGTCACCGTGCTGATGTTTCACGGGAACGCTGGCAACATCGGTCATCGCATTCCCATTGCTAAGATTATGCAGGAGGTGGTTGGTTGTAATGTTCTGATGCTGGAGTATCGTGGCTACGGGCTGTCGACAGGCGTCCCGGATGAAACGGGTCTGAAGGTTGACGCTCAGACGGGGCTTGATTATATCCGCCAACGCGCAGAGACCATGCATACGAAAATCGTGATCTATGGACAGAGTCTTGGTGGCGCGGTGGCTATCAACTTGGTTGCGGACAACCAGGAAAACGGAGATATTGCAGGGTTGATCCTGGAGAACACGTTCTTGAGTATCCGGAAGTTAATCCCAAC GGTGTTCCCTCCCGCGCGATATCTCGCTCGACTTTGTCACCAACACTGGACCAGTGAAGAGGTCCTACCCAAGGTCACTGACGTGCCGATACTGTTCCTAAGCGGTCTGAAAGACGAGCTGGTCCC GCCTTCAAATATGACTCAACTCTATGCTATCTGCAATTCGAACCGCAAAATCTGGCGCACACTTCCCAACGGTGGCCACAACGATAGTGTTGCCGAACCAGGATATTTCGAGCATATCCTCGAATTCATTACGGAAGAAGTAACTACGGGTAAGAAATAA
- the pre3 gene encoding proteasome core particle subunit beta 1 (COG:O;~EggNog:ENOG410PFUB;~InterPro:IPR029055,IPR001353,IPR023333,IPR000243, IPR037559,IPR016050;~MEROPS:MER0001645;~PFAM:PF00227;~go_component: GO:0005839 - proteasome core complex [Evidence IEA];~go_function: GO:0004298 - threonine-type endopeptidase activity [Evidence IEA];~go_process: GO:0043161 - proteasome-mediated ubiquitin-dependent protein catabolic process [Evidence IEA];~go_process: GO:0051603 - proteolysis involved in cellular protein catabolic process [Evidence IEA]), translated as MIGHGATGMLGEDGIHVDMNHLKSGEVNLGTSIMAINFKDGVILGADSRTTTGAYIANRVTDKLTQVHDTIWCCRSGSAADTQAVADIVAYHLNMYGITNNEPPSTQVAASLFQELCYENKDMLSAGIIIAGYDPRHGGQVYSIPLGGSLHKQPFSIGGSGSTYIYGYCDANWKEDMTEEEGIKFVRGALQEAIKWDGSSGGVIRLVVLTSKGAVRHLYLPDTGYTGPGATQS; from the exons ATGATCGGTCACGGTGCTACGGGAATGCTTGGGGAAG ATGGTATCCATGTTGATATGAACCACCTGAAGAGCGGAGAAGTCAA CCTAGGAACTTCGAT TATGGCAATCAACTTCAAGGATGGTGTGATCTTGGGCGCAGATAGTCGGACGACCACCGGAGCATACATTGCCAACCGAGTCACCGACAAATTGACACAGGTTCACGACACCATTTGGTGCTGTCGATCCGGTTCGGCTGCCGATACGCAGGCAGTGGCAGATATTGTGGCCTATCACCTCAATATGTATGGAATTACCAACAATGAGCCTCCCAGTACCCAGGTGGCTGCGTCGTTGTTCCAAGAGTTGTGTTATGAGAACAAGGATATGCTGAG CGCCGGAATCATCATTGCCGGATACGACCCGCGACACGGTGGTCAGGTGTACTCGATACCTTTGGGAGGATCTCTACACAAGCAGCCTTTCTCTATCGGCGGATCGGGATCGACCTACATCTACGGTTACTGTGACGCAAACTGGAAGGAGGACAtgacagaagaagaaggcatcAAGTTTGTGCGGGGCGCGCTGCAAGAGGCCATCAAATGGGATGGTAGCTCGGGAGGTGTCATTCGTCTGGTGGTTTTGACATCTAAGGGTGCCGTGAGACATTTGTATCTGCCGGACACGGGCTACACCGGACCGGGTGCGACGCAGTCATGA
- a CDS encoding putative cyclin-dependent protein kinase complex component (BUSCO:EOG09263L00;~COG:S;~EggNog:ENOG410PIDM;~InterPro:IPR013922;~PFAM:PF08613;~go_function: GO:0019901 - protein kinase binding [Evidence IEA];~go_process: GO:0000079 - regulation of cyclin-dependent protein serine/threonine kinase activity [Evidence IEA]), giving the protein MLGSTVNQNPSQQSVHSPSSRHPNPPSAEAVAAASSSSQLESGSSRSTSTSTPASFSDTTNTPTSFAAPLLTSAAAAAAARGSARPSSHLPQRHDVPPYISHQSHDSSTTSSPSVQQASTTATRYFPSSPSTNTPAAAGPRPSTSSMNPSSSVTSSASSAAFSHGPPTTYPSSNINHTSASRSGSYSSPASSRLQPTSRPLRSSTGSEASSPNRIRVRDLSHVQSFAYEEYHAQSQRNSQVPGQWEQKRQYEISSMPVTDIIEMVAGLLTKITTTNDVHHEHMHRHLPSPDGTANLTPQATSVLAFHGKNVPGISILSYLTRIHKYCPTTYEVFLSLLVYFDRMTEMVNKGHLDRVRHRCGDYSGTEAENNNDANSHNIISPSETESGTRTTQPMHTSPIVTPPSSTGMVAQDPTSPSSISPSLRPQGAGDPFSHSFVVDSFNIHRLVIAGVTCASKFFSDVFYTNSRYAKVGGLPLVELNHLELQFLLLNDFRLSIPVEELESYGTMLVEFYAREVVSQQQAQARSMNPSLASVRQPEVRQTPTPP; this is encoded by the exons ATGCTGGGAAGCACTGTTAATCAGAATCCTTCGCAACAATCGGTGCATTCCCCCTCATCGCGTCATCCGAATCCCCCCTCAGCCGAAGCTGTCGCCGCCGCCTCATCATCGTCACAATTGGAATCCGGCAGTTCCAGATCAACATCGACATCCACTCCTGCTTCCTTCAGCGACACTACCAACACCCCCACCTCGTTCGCGGCCCCGCTATtgacctccgccgccgccgccgccgccgcccgGGGCTCTGCCCGTCCCTCTTCCCATCTTCCACAACGCCACGATGTTCCGCCTTACATCTCCCATCAATCGCACGATTCATCAACtacttcctctccttctgTCCAGCAAGCTTCGACAACCGCCACGCGGTATtttccctcttctccctccacGAACACACCTGCTGCCGCTGGTCCCCGCCCGTCGACCTCGTCAATGAacccctcttcttctgttACCTCCTCTGCCTCGTCCGCTGCGTTCAGTCATGGCCCTCCCACCACATATCCATCGAGCAACATCAATCACACATCGGCTTCGCGTTCAGGAAGCTATTCATCCCCCGCATCATCCCGATTACAACCGACCAGTCGACCGTTGCGGTCTTCTACGGGATCGGAGGCTAGTTCTCCCAATCGCATCAGAGTCCGAGATTTGTCCCATGTTCAGAGCTTCGCCTATGAGGAATATCACGCCCAATCGCAAAGGAATTCGCAAGTTCCAGGACAATGGGAACAAAAACGCCAATACGAGATCAGTTCCATGCCAGTTACGGATATCATTGAGATGGTCGCGGGGCTCTTGACTAAAATCACTACCACCAACGATGTCCACCACGAACACATGCACCGACATCTTCCTTCCCCCGATGGTACGGCCAACCTCACCCCTCAGGCCACCAGCGTATTGGCCTTTCATGGCAAGAATGTACCGGGGATCTCGATTCTCAGCTATCTAACTCGTATCCATAAATACTGCCCCACTACCTACGAGGTCTTCCTCAGTCTGTTAGTCTATTTCGATCGCATGACCGAAATGGTAAATAAGGGTCACCTTGACCGGGTACGGCATCGTTGTGGTGACTATTCGGGCACAGAGGCCGAGAATAATAATGATGCCAACTCTCATAATATCATCTCTCCGTCCGAAACCGAATCAGGAACGCGGACGACTCAACCCATGCATACTTCACCTATAGTGACTCCACCGTCTTCCACCGGGATGGTCGCGCAGGACCCGACCAGTCCCTCATCTATCTCACCGTCATTACGGCCCCAGGGAGCAGGCGACCCCTTTTCTCATTCATTCGTTGTCGATAGCTTTAACATTCATCGGCTGGTCATCGCGGGCGTGACCTGCGCCAGTAAATTCTTTTCTGATGTTTTCTACACCAATTCTCGATATGCCAAG GTCGGAGGTCTCCCCTTGGTGGAGTTGAACCATCTAGAACTGCAATTTCTACTGTTGAACGATTTTAGACTATCCATTCCTGTCGAGGAATTGGAGTCGTACGGAACGATGTTGGTTGAGTTTTATGCTCGGGAGGTAGTATCCCAGCAGCAAGCCCAAGCTCGTTCGATGAATCCTTCATTAGCCTCTGTACGCCAGCCAGAGGTCCGCCAGACGCCAACGCCGCCGTAG
- a CDS encoding Ulp1 protease family protein (COG:O;~EggNog:ENOG410PHBA;~InterPro:IPR003653,IPR038765;~MEROPS:MER0064210;~PFAM:PF02902;~go_function: GO:0008234 - cysteine-type peptidase activity [Evidence IEA];~go_process: GO:0006508 - proteolysis [Evidence IEA]) produces the protein MREGGLGRLQKRMRGRFGDMLSPDDAYLSYHDIRLTREDMQTLKNDWLTDNIISFWEEYLEREFLVQYNTSNIVLLRPSMSFMILQTPNPLSLREALPDFTHTTHVFLPINDCRNVTEAEGGTHWSLLLISIVDGVAFHYDSLPPGNHWEANTATRKFSILLNRPFQFVALRDSPIQENGSDCGVFVCLNMRHLLLKRLLLANATEKVSMSLGGKKVDARAGRKEIAKIIEGFRKEGERRRSLSLSPLGKKSQSPPRID, from the exons ATGAGAGAAGGTGGATTGGGAAGGTTgcagaagaggatgaggggGAGGTTTGGGGATATG TTGAGTCCGGATGATGCGTACTTGAGCT ACCATGATATTCGAT TGACGCGAGAGGACATGCAAACGCTCAAGAATGACTGGCTCACAGATAAT ATTATATCTTTCTGGGAGGA ATACCTCGAACGCGAATTCCTCGTCCAATACAATACCTCCAACATCGTCCTCCTCCGCCCCAGCATGTCCTTCATGATCCTCCAGACTCCGAATCCCCTCTCGTTACGCGAAGCGCTTCCTGATTTCACGCATACAACGCACGTCTTCCTTCCCATAAACGATTGCCGCAACGTCACCGAAGCTGAAGGCGGAACCCACTGGTCTCTGCTCTTGATTTCGATCGTGGACGGCGTCGCATTCCACTACGACTCGCTGCCACCGGGGAATCACTGGGAAGCGAACACCGCGACGAGAAAATTCAGTATCCTCCTCAACCGGCCGTTTCAGTTTGTGGCTCTGCGAGATTCGCCGATACAAGAGAACGGGAGCGACTGTGGGGTTTTTGTGTGTTTGAATATGCGGCATTTGTTGCTGAAGCGGTTATTGCTGGCTAATGCTACTGAGAAGGTCAGCATGAGTTTGGGTGGGAAGAAGGTTGATGCGCGGgctgggaggaaggagattGCGAAGATTATTGAGGGATTCAGgaaggagggggagaggagGCGCTC ATTGAGCCTAAGCCCACTAGGAAAGAAATCGCAAAGTCCGCCACGGATCGACTGA